A genomic stretch from Oscillospiraceae bacterium includes:
- a CDS encoding ribonuclease J — protein sequence MATKTKKQSKSGTKAGGIATDFQEMQPDERLKIIPLGGFGEIGKNLTVIQFRDDIIVIDCGLGFPDENMPGVDLVIPDITYLEQNADKVLGIFLTHGHEDHIGALPYVLKTLNVPVYGTCLTLGILKNKLIEHKLDKTAKLINTKAGDVINVGCFSVEFIHVNHSIADSVAFAINTPAGMLVHTGDFKIDVTPIEGEIINLTRFGELGNAGVLALMCESTNAERPGFTPSEKTVGHSLDGIFRDCRDKRIVIATFSSNVHRVQQIIDYSAKYGRKVAISGRSMINIVTAATELGYMHIPDGMLVELTQLKRYKPSEITLITTGSQGEPMSALYRMAYSAHDKVELGADDVVVISAHAIPGNEKTVNKIINELLKKDVSVLYDKVAEVHVSGHACQEEIKLITALVKPKYFLPVHGEYKHLVKCAEIAEYLGIPRNHIFISDIGRVFEFGKNGSYAGFNGTVPSGKVLVDGLGVGDVGTVVLRDRKHLSMDGLIVIVAAIDVDAGLMLSEPDVVTRGFVYVKESEAFLDQIRSQAHDIIEGCLNSGMRDISTIKSRVKDDLTKFIYNKTKRNPMILTMVMDM from the coding sequence ATGGCAACTAAAACAAAAAAACAATCAAAATCCGGCACAAAAGCGGGTGGAATCGCAACGGATTTTCAGGAAATGCAGCCTGATGAAAGGCTTAAGATTATCCCGCTCGGAGGCTTTGGAGAAATAGGGAAGAATCTCACGGTCATTCAATTCAGAGACGACATAATAGTCATTGACTGCGGGCTTGGTTTCCCGGATGAAAATATGCCCGGAGTTGATCTTGTGATCCCGGACATTACTTATCTTGAACAAAACGCCGACAAGGTGCTCGGAATATTTCTGACCCACGGTCATGAGGATCATATAGGCGCGCTTCCGTATGTGCTCAAAACATTAAATGTTCCTGTTTATGGCACCTGCCTTACGCTGGGGATATTGAAAAATAAGCTTATAGAGCATAAGCTTGACAAAACTGCCAAGCTTATAAACACGAAGGCCGGCGATGTGATAAACGTCGGATGCTTTTCGGTGGAATTTATACATGTAAACCACTCTATCGCTGACAGTGTCGCGTTTGCGATCAATACTCCTGCGGGAATGCTTGTCCACACCGGCGATTTTAAAATTGATGTGACGCCGATTGAGGGCGAAATAATAAATCTGACTCGCTTCGGCGAGCTCGGCAACGCGGGAGTGCTTGCGTTGATGTGCGAGTCGACAAACGCGGAGCGTCCGGGCTTTACACCGAGCGAAAAAACTGTCGGGCATTCGCTCGACGGAATATTCCGCGATTGCCGTGATAAGCGGATAGTAATAGCGACCTTTTCTTCGAATGTTCACCGTGTTCAGCAAATAATTGATTATTCCGCCAAATATGGCCGTAAGGTCGCAATTTCTGGCCGGAGTATGATAAACATAGTCACTGCTGCGACGGAATTAGGCTATATGCACATTCCCGATGGCATGCTTGTCGAGCTTACGCAGTTAAAAAGGTATAAACCCAGCGAGATCACTTTGATAACCACTGGCAGTCAGGGAGAACCGATGAGCGCGCTTTACCGTATGGCTTATTCTGCTCATGATAAAGTAGAGCTTGGCGCCGATGATGTCGTCGTCATATCGGCTCATGCGATTCCTGGAAATGAAAAAACAGTAAATAAAATAATCAATGAGCTGCTTAAAAAGGACGTTTCGGTTTTATACGATAAGGTTGCGGAGGTTCATGTGTCCGGGCATGCATGCCAGGAAGAAATAAAGCTGATTACGGCGCTTGTAAAGCCGAAATATTTCCTTCCGGTTCACGGCGAATACAAGCATCTTGTTAAGTGCGCGGAAATAGCCGAATATCTTGGGATACCGCGTAATCATATATTCATATCAGATATCGGACGTGTTTTTGAGTTTGGAAAAAACGGTTCGTATGCGGGCTTTAACGGCACTGTGCCTTCCGGGAAGGTACTTGTCGACGGACTCGGGGTCGGTGATGTCGGAACGGTTGTCCTGCGCGACAGAAAGCATCTGTCTATGGACGGTCTGATAGTCATCGTTGCGGCCATAGACGTCGATGCCGGACTCATGCTTTCGGAGCCGGATGTCGTCACGAGAGGCTTTGTTTATGTAAAGGAATCAGAAGCGTTTCTTGACCAGATACGTTCACAGGCTCATGATATAATTGAGGGATGTCTTAATAGCGGCATGCGTGACATCAGTACAATTAAGTCACGTGTAAAAGATGATTTGACGAAATTTATATATAATAAGACAAAGCGCAATCCGATGATACTTACAATGGTAATGGATATGTGA